Within Sphingobium sp. SCG-1, the genomic segment TTTTCGTCCGCCGGGCTTGAAAAGGTGGAACTTGCCTTGCCCTCATACCGCGCCCTCAACACTTCGGACGGCGCTGTTATCGGCATGATCATGCAGCCCCCCCAACTTGAGCGCTTCGCCAATATCCTCAACCATCCCGAATTGTGCGAAGATCCCCGGTTTTCCGATTCAGCCGGCATCCTGTTGCATGGTGACGCGATCTACGACGTCGTCGCTGATACCGTTGCCCAGATGACCACAGGAGAGTTCATCGCGCTAATGGAAAAGGAGCAAATCCCGTTTGGGCGGGTGAACACAGTCGAAGATTTCATCGAAAGCGACGAAGCGCGGTCGTCGGAAGTTTTCGTCGAATTGGAAGACCCGGATTTCGGCACGGTCAAGATCCTGAACCACCCGGTCAAATATGAACGCACGCCGGTCAATGTCGTGAAACGCGCTCCGATGCTCGGCGAGCATAATGAAGAAATCCACCGCGTCCTCGGGAAAACGCCAGGCTGAAGGGCGTCCTGGTGGGCACGGCTTTCCGTCATGATCGGTCGGACTGGCCGATCAAACAAACCCTGCTCCGCTGGAACGAGCGTGACGTAATTCTATATGCGCTCGGCTTGGGCTATGGAGCCGATCCGGCCGATCCGCAGTCTCTCCGCTATATCTACGAGCGGAATCTTCTGCCAATTCCCACAATGTTGACCGCGCTTACCAAGATGCTGGTACCAACAGTGGAAGAACTCGGTGGGAACTATAAGCGCTCAGTACATTATTCACAGGAGGCAGTTTTCCATCAGGCGATCGAACCGGCTGGTAGCGCTCTGGTTTACGGCTATGTGCAAGATATCATCGATCGCGGAAGCGTGCATGGCGCGCTGATCAATATTGTCGCCAATATGCGCGACGAGATCGGGCAACCGCTGGCAACGCTTAAATCCACTGTGCTTGCGCGAGACGACGGAGGCTTCAGCGGCACCCCGGCAGCGAGGCAATCTGCCATCGCCGCCCCCGCAAGAGCGCCTGATCATAGTAAGCACATATCGATCATGCCCCATCTGGCCGCGATCTATCGTCTATCAGGTGATCCCAGCGCGTTGCATATCGATCCGGATGCTGCGATTGCCGCTGGCTTTCCTTCACCTATACTGCATGGGCTATGCAGCTACGGCATCGCCTGCCGGGCTGTGATCGAGACGATCGCTGGTCATGATCCCCGGCGCATCCGGGCGCATCGCGCGCGTTTTTCTGCACCCATGTTCCCCGGCGAGACGCTGCGCATCGATCTATGGGAAGAGCCGGAACGACAAATCCTGTTCGAGGCGTGGGTCACGGAACGAAATTGCAGGGTTCTAAGCGAAGGTTGCACCTGGCTTCATTGATCTTCTGCCAAATAACAAGGACCAATAGATGGTGAACGTTGGCTATTACGTCGCAGGCCCGGTTGCGGTGATCACGCTGAATGCGCCGCCCGTGAACGCCTTTGGTTTCGAGCATCGTGCCGCAATCGGCGATGCCATCGATCAAGCAACTCAGGATAGATCCGTCAAGGCGATCGTCGTAACTGGGCAAGGCAAGGGATTTTCGGCAGGCGCCGATATTTCGAAACATGGCTCACAGACGGCCCGGCAGGAGCCTCGTGCGCCGACGCTTCAAAAAATGCTAATCAACAGTGGCAAATTGACGATCGCCGCAATCCATGGTTTCGCGCTGGGTGGCGGTCTGGAACTTGCGCTGGCCTGCGACGCGCGGGTTGCCGAACCCGCTGCAGTGCTGGGTCTGACGGAAGTCGATGTAGGTCTGTTGGCAGGCGGTGGCGGCACCCAGCGACTTACGCGGTTGACCGGTGCGGATGTCGCAATCGATCTGCTCTCGACAGGGCGGCGGGTGTATGGGGCAGAGGCTCTGGAACTCGGACTGATCGACGCTATCGTTCAGAATGCACAGGAAGGCGGTGTTGCCTTTGCGCTGGAGGCCCTGGCCAAGGGCGCGCAGTTTACGCCGACTATTCTTCGGATGCCGCCCGGCGGCGATCCCGGCCCTGTCTATTTCTACGAGGCGCGGGCCTTAGCTAGCCGCAGGTCACCCGGTGCGCTCGCGCCGATTGCGAACATCGACTGTGTAGAGGCCGCCTGCCGCCTTTCTCCGGAAGATGGGCTGGCCGTCGAGACTGAAAAATGCGAAGAATTGCTCCGTGGCGATCAGCCTGCTGCGCTAAAGCATATGTTTTTCGCCGAACGGGCGGCTCGGTCGGTGGCGGGCATCGAGAATATCCAGCAGTCCACCAGGATCGGACGCATCACCGTCGCAGGCGTTTGTCACAAGGCAACGCAGATCTGCGCAACCCTGGCAGCGCGTGGCGGCTACCGCACGATCCTGTTTGACCAGGACTCCAATCAGGTCGTGCAAGGGAAGGCGACGATTGCGCAAGACTATGCCAAGGCCGTTGTACAAGGCCGTATGTCAAGCGATGAAGCGGAAGCGGCCCTTTCCCGTATCACCTGTGAAACCCGGCTTGATGCACTCTCAGACACTGACATCGCAATACAGGCAACAGACATTGGCATCAGCTCTCGTCAATCAATGCTTCTAGCGCTTGCGACGGCCATTCCCGAAGGGATCCTGGCAACGATCCTGTCCGGCCCGGATATCGATGCGCTCGCGGCCACATTGCCACATCCGCAGCGTTTGGTTGGCGTACACACCTTCCCCACCAGGGGAAGCAACAAGATACTAGAAGTAGTCCCTAGCGTGGAAACGAACGCCCTAGCGATACGAAGCATGATGGACCTAGGAAGGCAGATGGGCGCGATTTCGGTCCTCAGCGGCAACAGCGATGGCTTCATAGGCCCACGCATGCTACGCCGCTTCCGCAACATGGCGGAGCTGCTGGCGCTGGAGGGCGTAGCGATTGAACGGATTGCGGCGGTCGCTGGCCGGTTCGGCATGACCGACGCCCTTGCAAGCATGGCGCTCAGCGACAGGGGAGGCAGTGCACAGGCTCGGATCACCGATACGGAGATTGGCGATCGCCTGTTCCTCCCCCTTGTCAACGAGGGCGCGAAACTGCTGGAAGAAGGAGTCGCTCTGAAGTCCAGTGATATCGATATTGTATGCGTGAAAGGCTTTGGCTTTCCTGCCGTGCTGGGCGGTCCGATTTATTGGGGAGACAGGATCGGCTTGGCGCGGGTTCTGGAAATGGCGAACGAACTCTCTGCCATCCATGGACAGGATTGGGCGGCATCCCCGTTGCTACGGGTGCTGGTTAAGGAATGCCAGCCATTATCGTCCTTCCAATCACAAGCAGCGGCTCAGTTAAATGTGATGACATAAAGGGGAGTGATCTGCGCCCCGCTGAGTGGCCCGGAGACTATGCTAGTCTGGACCACGAAAGGGACGATGAATGCCGAGCAAGAAGCACAAGGCGGAAGAGATTATCGGCAAGCTGCGTGAAGTTGAGATCGTGCTGGCGCAGGGGGCGAGCACAGCTGAGGCGTGCCGCCGGATCGCGGTCAGTGAACAGACCTATTACCGCTGGCGCAAGGAGTATGGCGGCCTGAAGACCGATCAGGCGCGGCGGATGAAGGACCTGGAGAAGGAGAACCTGCGGCTGCGCCGGGCGATTTCCGACCTGACATTGGACAAGCTGATCTTGCAGGAGGCGGCACGGGGAAACTTCTGAGCCCCGCGTGGGGGAGGCGCTGCATCGACCACGTGCGACGAGAGCTTCCGGTGTCCGAGCGACGGATATGCCGGGTGCTGGGCCAGCATCGATCGACGCCAGCGCAAGGTCCCGCGCGGGCCGGATGACGAGCAGGTGCTAACCGAGGACACCATCGCACTGGCGAAGCAATATGGTCGCTATGGCTGTCGACGGGTGACAGCGTTGCTGTGCCATGCGGGATGGATGGTGAGCCATGAACGGGTCGAGCGGATCTGGCGGCGTGAGAGGCTCAAGGTGCCCCAGCGCCAGCCAAAACGTGGACGCCTGTGGCTCAACGATGGATCGTGCATCCGATTGCGACCGCAATATCCGGGGCATGTAGGGGCTTACGACTTTGTCGAAGGGCGCACGCATGATGGCCGTAATACCGCTCTCCGATGAGCCTGACTCATTTGGAGGATTTCCAGAGCGATGAATTTCTGAATCTATGTGTGCCGTTTGGAGGGTATTGCTATGGGTGCAGCGATTGTATTGCGGGACGACTTTGATGCGGCAGGCTTGAGACGACTAGCGCGCGGGACCAGAAGCGCAAACCAGGGTCGTCGGCTAGTGGCCCTTGGCGGAAATTTATGGTGGCGGGAGCCGCAGCGATGCGGCGCGGATCGGCGGGGTGACGCTACAGATCGTGCGGGATTGGGTCGTGCGGTTCAATGCCCAAGGCCCAATGGACTGTTTGATGGCAAGGCACCGGGCAAGCCCCCCTTGTTGAATGATGCCCAGCGCCAAGCTCTTTTAGAGATCCTTGAAAGCGGCCCGATCCCGCGATCCATGGGGTTGTCCGCTGGCGACTGATCGACCTGGCGCGGTGGCTCCATGACGAATTTGGGGTTTCCCTGACGGAAACGACCGTGGGGCGGGAGTTGAAGAAGTTGGGTTATGTCAAACTGACCGCGCGCCCACGCCACCACACCCAGAATGAATATGCTATGGAGGACTTCCAAAAAAAGGGGCTTTGCAGCCGAGTTGGCAAAGATAAAAGCAGCCCTCCCGCCCCGGCACTCGACCGTCGGCGCTGAAGGATCAGAGGACGAAATCAGCCTATATCTTTGGCGCTATCTGCCCCGAACTCGGCAAGGGGGCTGGCCTGATCCTTCCGTTCTGCAATACCCAGACCATGGCGCTGCACCTAGCAGAGATATCGCTCGCTATCGAGCCGGGCGCCCACGGCGTGCTGCTGATCGGTCAGGCCGGATGCACATGACCGGAAAGCTGGAAGTGCCCGAGAATACCAAAATCGTTCCGCTGCCGCCGAAATGCCCTGAGCTCAACCCGGTAGAAAATGTCTGACAGTTCATGCGCGAAAACTGGCTATCCAACCGTATCTTCACATCCCATGACAATATCATCGACCTCTGCTGCGAAGCTTGGAACAGGCTTGTCGATCAGCCGTAGCGCATCATGACAATAGGACGCCGCAAATGGGCACAGGTCGTGATCAATGCAGAGTGGTATTAATTATTCATACTCAACGGCGGGCGCCAAACTGTCGTGGCTCGGGAGTGGCAAACTGCTCAACAGGCAATCTTTGCAGTTGCCGTGCGCCGGTATGAAGCTTTTCCTGGCTTTTGCGCATACCGCGTCAGCAAATCAGTCATGGCATCGCGCTCTACCGGGCAAGAAAACAAATAACGGTGGCCAAGCGTGCAACCAAACCGCCTCAACTTTGCCGCGATCATCATCCAGTGCGCAAGCACATCCTCATCACCCTTCTCACAATGGCTTTCACTCGTTCCAGTAGATGTTGCCCGCATTAGCCAGTGGATCTCCTGCAACGCGCACGTCACCTCGACCAATCTTACACGTCCTTAAGGCGGTGTTAGGAACTCGTGGCGCATAGAGCGGGAAAGTCGCTTCTCAAGGAAATAAAATATGAAGGGCCTTGTTTTCACTACATTCTATGACTTCTGTGAGCAGAAGTTCGGCGAGGATCTTCTAGAGGACGTCATTGAGGCGTCACGCGTTCCTAATGGCGGGGCGTACACAAGCGTCGGGACATACCCATTTGAGGAGATGGTCTCGCTCATGACGACGACGGTCAAGCTCACTGACATGAACATGCCAGAGTTGATGGAAAGCTTTGGCACGTTCTGCTTCGGCCAGTGGGTGTCCTATGCTCCAGCCCGCTTCGCGAACAAAGATCTGTTCGACGTGCTGGAAAGCATTGATGATTTTCATGAGCAAGAAGTACGAAAGCTCTATCCAGATGCGGAGCTGCCTTCGTTCAAGGTGGAAAGCCGAAGTGACACTAGATTAGTGCTCGCCTATCACAGCTGTAAGCCTCTGGCAGACCTTGCCTGCGGCGTGATCAAGGGTGCGTCAGTTCACCTGGCTTCACCTGTGAGTGTTCAACATAGCCCTCAGTCAATGCCCGGGGGCTCATACGTGCGGTTCGAGATTGAACGGGTTGGGTAGCGCGATGAGTATCGCGGACGCGCAAGAAGTTATTGTACGGCTGAAGAAGAAGCTGGACCGGGAACGGCGTGCCCGCTCCGAGGCCGAGCAACTTATTGAAAGCAAGAGCCTTGAACTGTTTTCTGCCAATCAGCGCCTCGCGCAGGTGAATGGCGAGCTTGAGGCGCAGGTGGAATCGACCCTAGCGTACCAGCACGAGCTTCATGCCCAAAAGGTTCACTTGGAAGAAACTTTGAGCCAGCTTTCCGGCATAGTAAAAACGATCGGCATGATCGCCTCTCAGACCAATCTGCTGGCACTCAATGCAGCGATCGAAGCGGCACGCGCAGGCGATGCCGGCCGGGGCTTCGCGGTGGTGGCAGGTGAAGTGAAGAAGCTGTCGAGCGACACGCGGATGGCGACGGAAGCGGCAGCGGCTATGCTCGTGCCGCTGAACAACGGAAGCGGTGTTCGGAACGGGCTGGCGGCTTGAACAAGGAAGCGATCTGAAGCAGGCGCCATGATCTCCTAAGCCACTTGGCCGTCACACAGCATCTGAACGCAATCAACGCCAACAGCGCTGGCACCCAGTCAAAGCATGTTCTCCTGCTCCGCCGCCGCATCCGCACCCTTCCGCTTGAACCAAGGTTCACTGGTGCGATCCAGTACGATCAGATCATCAGGTTAGCAGCCCGCCTGGAACGCCAGCACATCATCGATCGAGCCGTGCAGCCACCGGTCATGCCCATCAGCATGCAGCAGCACGGGCACAAGAGCAGCGAACGGCAGGAATGTAGATGTCGCGGATCGGTCGCACGAGCGGCCTCTCCTGGGATCACCCGGGTCTGGTGCAAGACCATTCTTCACAACGTCGGCGCGACCGACGCGGTAGATGTCGGCGACATCGCTGCGGCTGCCGACGCTCGCAAGCATGAACGACATATCTTCAAGCCGCTGGGCGAGGACATGGATCACTTCCCCTTCCCGCTGTACCTGGCCACGCACGCCCATCATGGATGCACCGAGCACGGTGCGGCGGTTCTTCTCGAACACTGTGGTCCAGACGACCAGATTGGCGACATCACTCTCGTCTTCCAGCGTGATGAACATGACGCCCTTGGAGGAACCGGCTTCTGGCGCAAGAGAACAAGTCCGGCCAGGTTTATCCAGCGTTCATCCTTGATCGACTGCAGATCAGCGCAACGGATCATGTTGCGCGCTTTCAAGTCCTCCCAAGAAACGCCAGCGGATACGCGCGCAGCGACCGGCTGGAGGCGCTATAATCCTCCACCACTTCCGCTCCTTCCGCCATGGGCGTAAGACGCACCTGCGGTTCGATGGCTTCGGCGCGTAATTTGCCTTCTCGCTCGCCGGCTGCAGCAAACAGCGGGAGCGCGGCGTTGCCCAAGCCCTTGCCCCCCCACAGGCTTGCCCGCCGGGAAAGATCGAGCGATCCAAAGCCATCGGCTTCGCCGATTCGGTCGAGCGCGCCGCGCCTGATGTTCGCGCGCCGCTGGATCTCCTCGACACTGGCGTAGAACTGGTCACACCTCGCACCGGCATCGCTGTTGGACAAGTCCCGCACCATGCGCGGGCCCAGCCGCACCGCCTTGTAACGACCGCGAGCGTTTTCGAGCGTACATTCCCAGCGGCTGCGGTTGACATCTATCGGACGTATCTCGACGCCATGCTGGCGCGCATCGCGCACGATCTGCGCCGGCGCATAGAAGCCCATTGGTTGGGCATTCAGCAGCGCCGAGCAGAAGGCGTCCGGATGGTGGCACTTCATCCAGCTGCTGGCATAGGCGATCAGCGCAAAGCCGGCGGCATGACTCTCCGGGAAACGTAGGAGCCAAAGCCCTCGATCTGCTTGAAGGTCTTCTCGGCAAAGTCATGGTCGTAGCCGCGTTTGACCATGCCATCGATCAGCTTTTCGCGAAAATGGCTGACGCCATCAGTCAGCTTGAACGTCGCCATTGCCCGGCGAAGGAGATCGGCTTCACTGGCAGTAAACCGCGCCCACTCGATCGCGACTCGCATCGCCTGCCCGTCGACACGATGAAAGTAGCAGTCGAGCCGGCGAGCGCCCTGACCGATCTGCCCAAGATGCTCGATCTCCGCGGCAAGGTCACCCATCACCTGCGCAAAGGCTTCTGCCGTCGACAAAGGCTCCATGAAGTCACGGCGGCTGCTCGGCAAATGATCGGGGAAGATCGGCTGCGGTGGTTCGGGGGCAAGGCCCAGCGCCTGATCCAGCCGGCGGTGCAGATTGCGTCCGAACCTTTTGGCGAGCGGTCCGCGTGGAGTGGCGGTGATCTGCTCTACGCGCTCGAACCCCAGCTAGCGCAATCCATCAACGGTAACGGCATCCAATCGGAGCGCCGAGACCGGCAGCAACGCCATCGCCTTGCGATGCTCGCCCGGCAGGATGGTCGTTGGTCTGCCGGACGGCACATGCTGCGCGACGGCATGCGCACAGCCCGCCTATTGGCAACTGCAATCTGTACGCCAAGGTCAAAGGCAGCGACACGCCGGGGCAGATCTTTGAGGAGCGCGCGTTCATTGTCGAACCGCTGCGCGCAGCCGGTGATGGCGATCCAGGTGCCGTCCGGCGGATCGGGTGAGACAATCGGCGTCAGGATCGGCATCGACGACGTGCAGATCAGCGCTAAGCATCCGCGCCTGCGTGATCGTCGTGCCAGGCATGATGCCAAGCCTGCGCGCTGCCTCATCGACCGGCGCGATGATGCGCCGCACATGGTCGGGCATTGCCGTCACCAGCGGCAGCTTTAGTTTACCTGCTTCAGGCGGCGACTTGGCGGTCTTCTGCCGCAGCCGGTCTGTCGACCAGTGCGGCAGGAAGAGCGATACAACCCTGCGCATCAGCGCCGTCCACGATCCAGCTGTACGGCGTGCCACCGCGCACACGTTCCAGCGCGACATGCCAGTGCGGCCGACCGAGGCTCGGGATACCAAGGGGGGCGCTAGGATGCGCGGCTATGCGCCACCGCGTCACCGCCGCCGTGCCTTGTGCAAGAACCTCCGGCTTACAGGCGCGGCGGAACACGAACGCGGTGACGCCGGACGCTTCCGCTGCAAGTTGCAGACGCTTCGACGCCGCTGTCGAATAGCGGCTGACTTCACCGACCACAACCGTGATGCCGACATGACGCAGGCATTCTTCCACGGCCAAAAGCACGTTCGTGTTGCTGCCGGCCTCGACATACACCACGCGATCAGGAGTTAGCCCGGCCAGGTGCAGGGCCGGCGCAAACAGTTTTGCGCCAGCGCAGGCATCAGAATACTGATCCCTTCATCCTCGCCAGCGTGCCCTCAGGAAGATCGTGGCACTGGCACCGTGGGCTAAATCGACGCTGCCCGCTATCTCATGTAGCGCGCCTGCTGCTATGCTGCCGCCCGGCAGGCGCTGATCTATCGTATCGACGCCGAACGGCAGAACCGCATGCCGCGCCGCCACGCCTTCGATCGCGGCGATATGCGCCCGCAGCGTATCGATGCCGTTGGCTTGGCGCATGATCGGTCAAGACTCAGAATAAGCGTTATGTTCCTCTTATGTCCTTATCCTGCGGAGCATTCGTCAAGTCGTAGGTCGGCGCCAGACCGCGACGTACCAAGCAGCCGTGGCGCACATCCGCCATTCTCGCGCCTGCAATTATTTTTTGAGGCGTGAGCTTCGGCATACGCAATGCCGATAACGTCATCCCTCTGTTGTACGCTGGCAACCTGTAGGTACATGCATATGTACAGCGCATGTATGGAAGGCCCTCAGCGCGTCCGACCATTGGCGGATCGCTCAGGCCATGCGATGATCCGACCATGTACAATCTTTAACAGGCTAAGAAACCCGCCGCCGAGATTGCCGCGCTGTTCGGCGCGCAGATCTCGGCCCTTCAACGCGCCGACGAGACAGTCCCTGGCCGACCCGGCATGGTGGTACGCGAGCAGGCCGGCGAGTGCACCCTCCAGTCAATGACATGGGGCTTTCCGTTGCCGCAGAAGAGCAAGCGCACGGGCTTGCCGATCAAGCCGCTGCCAGTGAACAACGTCGCCGATGTGACCAAGCCCATGTGGCGCGGCATCGCACCAAGCCGCGCTGGTGCTGCCTGATCCCGGTCACCGCCTTTGCAGAAGCAGCAGGCGAGAAGGGTCACAAGACACAGACTGGTCCCGGGTAAAAGGCGAGGACGTGTTCGCTTGGGCCGGGTTCTGGCGCGAGAGCAGCGAGTGGGGGTCGGTTTACACAGGCCTCATGACCGACTGCAACGAGGCCATACGCCCCGTACACGATGGCATGCCGGTGCTGCTGATGCGGCATAAATATAAGCAGTGGTTGCATGGCACGATCGAAGACGTAGTCGGCTTCCAGTCACGTTGCTTTCCGGACGACCTGATAGATATCGAGTGGACCAGCGAACCCTGGTTGAAGGCTAAGAGTGACGTTGCAGCGGCTCTGCTCTGATCCCCCGTCAACTTCCATACCCCCATCCGATGCGGTCATGGTGGCTCCTTCCCTTACGTAACCCTCGATTTTTTCTCGCCAAACCCCCACGACATCTCAAAAAAGTATCCATAACGACAACAAAAAAATGGCTGTCTATGTTGCAGGAAATCATTGTTGCGCTTTCATCCGCATACATGCTTCAAAAATTTCATTACGGCTCGGAAAGCGTGTGCCATGGACGCCACAGTGTTGATAAATAAATCTTTTTCCCGAAGTTAGAATAACATTAACGTTGAAGAGTTGTCAGCGATCAAGACAGAATGGTCCCATCGGCGCTTCAGGCGCATCTATCATTCAGGGAACCACAATGTTAAAAAGCAATTTATTCGCCGCGAGCGCGCTCGTCGGTACGCTTGCGCTTTTGCCGTCCATTGCAATCGGGCAGACGGCTTCTGCTGATGTTCCGGCCGACACAACAGCGACCACTACCGCGCCCGCGCCTGACGCAGCGGACGATAGCGGTTCCATCGTGGTAACGGGGTCGCGCATCCGCCGTCCGAATATCGAGTCCGGTGCGCCGATCACCACCGTTACCGGCGCGGAGTTCTTCCAGACGGGCAAGGTCTCCGTGGGTGACATCCTGAACGAATTGCCGCAACTCGCCACCACGTTCAGCCAGCAGCAGTCAACGCGGTTTCTGGGTACGCGCGGTTTGAACCTCATCGATCTGCGCAATCTCGGTACGCAGCGTACGCTGGTTCTAGTTAACGGTCGCCGCCATGTTGCGGGCGACGTTCTGAACAGTGGCGTTTCCCCCGACATCAATACGCTGCCTACCGACCTGATCGAGAGCGTGGACGTCATCACGGGCTACGGCTCGGCCGTGTATGGTTCGGACGCGATTGCGGGCGCTGTGAACTTCAAGCTGAAGCAGAATTTCGAAGGCCTGCAGTTGCGCGGTCAGTCCGGCATCAGCCAGTATGGCGATGGCGGGAACCAGTATGTCTCCGCTCTGGCCGGCACGAATTTTTCCGACGGTCGCGGCAACATCGCGGTCAATCTGGAATATGCGCAGCAGAGCAAGTTCTTCGCGTCCGGTCGCAGGAAGCTTCGTCAGAATGACGGCCTTGTAGTGGTAGATTCTGACACCGG encodes:
- a CDS encoding MaoC family dehydratase, yielding MGTAFRHDRSDWPIKQTLLRWNERDVILYALGLGYGADPADPQSLRYIYERNLLPIPTMLTALTKMLVPTVEELGGNYKRSVHYSQEAVFHQAIEPAGSALVYGYVQDIIDRGSVHGALINIVANMRDEIGQPLATLKSTVLARDDGGFSGTPAARQSAIAAPARAPDHSKHISIMPHLAAIYRLSGDPSALHIDPDAAIAAGFPSPILHGLCSYGIACRAVIETIAGHDPRRIRAHRARFSAPMFPGETLRIDLWEEPERQILFEAWVTERNCRVLSEGCTWLH
- a CDS encoding enoyl-CoA hydratase-related protein is translated as MVNVGYYVAGPVAVITLNAPPVNAFGFEHRAAIGDAIDQATQDRSVKAIVVTGQGKGFSAGADISKHGSQTARQEPRAPTLQKMLINSGKLTIAAIHGFALGGGLELALACDARVAEPAAVLGLTEVDVGLLAGGGGTQRLTRLTGADVAIDLLSTGRRVYGAEALELGLIDAIVQNAQEGGVAFALEALAKGAQFTPTILRMPPGGDPGPVYFYEARALASRRSPGALAPIANIDCVEAACRLSPEDGLAVETEKCEELLRGDQPAALKHMFFAERAARSVAGIENIQQSTRIGRITVAGVCHKATQICATLAARGGYRTILFDQDSNQVVQGKATIAQDYAKAVVQGRMSSDEAEAALSRITCETRLDALSDTDIAIQATDIGISSRQSMLLALATAIPEGILATILSGPDIDALAATLPHPQRLVGVHTFPTRGSNKILEVVPSVETNALAIRSMMDLGRQMGAISVLSGNSDGFIGPRMLRRFRNMAELLALEGVAIERIAAVAGRFGMTDALASMALSDRGGSAQARITDTEIGDRLFLPLVNEGAKLLEEGVALKSSDIDIVCVKGFGFPAVLGGPIYWGDRIGLARVLEMANELSAIHGQDWAASPLLRVLVKECQPLSSFQSQAAAQLNVMT
- a CDS encoding heme NO-binding domain-containing protein, giving the protein MKGLVFTTFYDFCEQKFGEDLLEDVIEASRVPNGGAYTSVGTYPFEEMVSLMTTTVKLTDMNMPELMESFGTFCFGQWVSYAPARFANKDLFDVLESIDDFHEQEVRKLYPDAELPSFKVESRSDTRLVLAYHSCKPLADLACGVIKGASVHLASPVSVQHSPQSMPGGSYVRFEIERVG
- a CDS encoding methyl-accepting chemotaxis protein, which translates into the protein MSIADAQEVIVRLKKKLDRERRARSEAEQLIESKSLELFSANQRLAQVNGELEAQVESTLAYQHELHAQKVHLEETLSQLSGIVKTIGMIASQTNLLALNAAIEAARAGDAGRGFAVVAGEVKKLSSDTRMATEAAAAMLVPLNNGSGVRNGLAA
- a CDS encoding SOS response-associated peptidase family protein — encoded protein: MFAWAGFWRESSEWGSVYTGLMTDCNEAIRPVHDGMPVLLMRHKYKQWLHGTIEDVVGFQSRCFPDDLIDIEWTSEPWLKAKSDVAAALL